The Phormidium yuhuli AB48 DNA window GGCACTGCCGTCGTCGCCGTAGCGTTGGACAATGCCGGCGAGGACTCGCAGTTGTTCGCTGTTGAGGATGCCGTTGGCAATCCGTAGGCGCAACATGAATTGACCGGGGGTGACGGGCCGGAAGAAGATTCCTAACCATTTGAGGCGGTGAACTAGGTCGGTTTCATCTAGGGCTTCCCAACCCAGACGACTGAACTCTTCAAGTTCGTCTTTGACGGCTAAGCCATCTTTTTCAACTTTATATTTCTCGAATTTATTGAGCTTTGTTGGGGCAGGTGCAGAAGAGGTCATGATAGTTTTGTTGAGGGGCTAGTCTGGTTTGGGTGGGTCTGAAATGAGGTGCGATTGAGGTTTAGTAATTTTTTAGGGTTTTCTTTATGGAAATCATGGTTTTTATTTAAACGTAGCTAAATTCATGGTAAATTGCGTTTTTGGTAGCTCTGGGTTTCTGGAACTGAAAAGAGCTTGGGGTGAGAGCTAGGCTGGGTCTAACGTTAAAAGAAGTTTTAGGACTATTTCGTAGTGTTGACTACAAAAAAAAAGTTTTTTTTTGGCTTTCGCATCAAGTCCATGCAATTTATACATGAAATGCTCAATTTGGATGGAAAACTGCCTTGGCATCTAGGAGTGGTTTGGGTCAAGCTAGTTTTGGATAGGTGCCGCTTTGGTGCAAGGGTTGAATAGTTCGTGTTGGTTTGCTGCACGGAATATGAAAGAGAACATCGATAGTCCGGTCAGTAAAGACCATCAGGGGTGTTCCCCGTTGTTTATGATTGTTCATTGTTGATTGTGTTATGACGTTTATTTCCTCCTGTTCCAGTTCTCAGCCACAAAAGCGTTCACAGCTAACCTCAGCTATGGAGAGCTCTACCGAGCGTCGGGTAGCGTCTCAAACGGTGACGGCTCTCTTGGAGTTGTTAGAGGTTGGAGATTTTCAGGAACGTTGGGATGCGGCGAAACGCTTGCCGAGTTTTGGGGAACCGGCCCTGGAAGGGACGTTAGTGTTGTTGCGATCGCACCCGGAGGATGATGAGTTGGCGTGGTTTGCGGCTCAGGTGATTGGCCAGTTTCACTCGTCGCAGGCTCTATCGGCGTTGCTAGAGTTGCTCAGGAATGAGGCAACGGATAAGGATGTCAAGGGAATGGCGGCCCGGACGTTGGCGAATTTGGGTGCGGTGGCGATCGCCCCTCTAAGTGAGTTATTACAGGAGGAACGCTGGCGTTTGTTGGGGATTCGCACCCTGGCCCAGATTCGTCATGGGGATGTCAGTCAACGGGTGGCCCCGTTTTGGGATGATGACAATCCTGAGGTTCGCGCTCAGGTGCTGGCACTGTTAGGGTGTCATCGTCATCAGCGTTTGCTGACCCCGTTACTGAAGGGGTTACGGGATTTGTCACCGTTGGTACGCCGGGAGGCGACGATCGCTCTGGGGTTACAGCATGAGTGGGTTCAGGAGTTGGCCCCTGAGGTGGTGGTTGTGGGGTTACTTCAGGAACGATTGCTGGATTTGGATGTGGCGGTGAGTCAACAGGCGGCGATCGCCCTCTCTCGTGTGGGAACTTTGGAGGCGATCGCGGCTCTCGGCCGCTGTTTGCGATCGCCACAAACACCGGTTCCTCTGAATCTAGAGGTGATTCGCGCCCTCGGTTGGATTGAACGACCCCAGTCGATTGAACTGTTACAAACGGCTCTGTCTCTGCCGAGTTTACAACTGTGTTTGGAGGCGATTCGGGTGTTATCCCAGGTGAAGCGCAAATCCTTAAAACCCCGAGCGGCTAAGGCGCTGACGACTTGGTGGAATCGTCATCCTCCTCAACGAGAAACGCCTCAGGTTCGTCAGGCGATCGCCCTGGGGTTGGGGAATTTCCAGCAGCCGGAGACTGAGGCGGTGGTGCGATCGCTCTTAGAGGATGCCGACGAAACGGTGCGTTGGCACGCTCAAGCCGGATGTGAGGCGATGGGCTAAGGGGTGCAGGCTTGAGGAGGCCCCCCCAGCTCAATGGCGGCGGACTCGCTCCGGGGGCCTCAAGGTAAGGGTCTCTGGGGACGTGCTTCGCCGGTGGATACGTTAAAGTGAAGCAAAGATGGTACCGCTTCATCAGCAGGCGGGACCTGGGCATGACGTTGAGAAAGGGGGGATTGACCTTGAACGCAGCCGAACAAGCCAAGGATTTCCGCATTGCTAGTAAAATTGCGGCGGTGGTCAACTTGTTTAAGACGGAGTTTCCTGATTTGCGCTCCGATTTGAAGCCTTGGACTGATGATGTGGAGACGCGGGAGATGTTAGATCCCGATTCTATTGATATTAGTTTTCACTTTCCTGGTTATAGCTTCCGCTGTCATTGTCGGAGTATTTTGATTCAGATCCGCTTTCATGCTGTTGATGCTGATGTGCGGGCGATCGGCTTGGAGGCGGCCGGGTTTAGTGGCTTGGGTTGTCTCTGGCGCTTATCTACGGTAGAGCGCTGGCACTTTGTGGGTCGGAAGGAGCCGGTTCCAGAGATGCAAGAGAAGCTAAAAAGCTGTTGTCGCGAGGCGATTGATATTTTTAATCGTGATCTCGATGTCTGCGATGAAACCGCTTAGGTATGGGAAACCCGGTGTCGGCTCTGGGGTAGGAACTCCGAGGCTGACACCGGGTTAGTTGTTGGCGAGGTGGGTTAGCGTCTTACCGACACTTGCACCGCCTCACTTTGATTGGAGAGAGCATCTACGGTTCGCAGGGCGTAGCGTCCTGGCTCTACCTCGACCTCCGTTTGCTGACGAGAGAGGATTTGTTCAAGCTGCCAACGGCGGTTTTCGCGTTTGTAGAGGGCGAGCGATCGCACATCCTCGGAATATTGGGGTTGCCACTGGATGTGATGGCCGCTAGTTTCTACTCCCTGGGGAGCCTCGGGAGCTTGAGCATCGAGCCAAGGCATCGGGGGAATCAGGGCCGGTCTGGGATAGAGTTGCGATCGGAAGCTTTCGTTGACCCCGAAACGGTTTTCCATAAAGACCTTGACACTAAAAAAGATATTCCCCAAAGATTTACGAGCATTGGCGCGGCGGGAGATATCCACCTGACGTAGAAACTCACTGACGGGCCAATCGGTACCATTGAGGCGACTGAGATAGTTTCCAGCATAGATATGACGACCGTGGGGATTTTGGCCCAGCCACCAGTCAAGCAAGCGAGGATAACTCTGTTCGGGGGGATCGATACGCCAGTAGAGTTGCGGGGCCATATAGTCTACCCAGCCCTGTTGTAGCCAAAGTTTGGGGTCCGCATAGATGGCTGCAAACTGGTCCATGCCACGAATGCCCGGGGGTTGGCCAGGGCGATAGATACCAAAGGGGCTAATGCCGAATTTAACCTCAGGTTTCCGAGCTTTAATCCCTTCATAGAGACGACGCACCAGACGATTGACGTTATCCCGCCGCCAATCATCTCGACTTAACGTGCCACCATTTTTGAGATATTCCCCATAGGTACCATCATCGGGGAACGCAACCCCAGCTTCCGGGTAGGGATAGAAGTAGTCATCAAGGTGAATCCCATCGAGACTGTAGCGATTGACCACATCCATGATCACCTCATAGGTGCGATCTTGAATGACTTTCGCCCCAGGGTCCATCCAAATCAGGTTGCGATAGGGATAGGCATATTGGGGGTACTGGCGGGCCATGTGGTTAGCGGCCAGGTCGTAGTTGCCCCCAAGTTTGGCACGATAGGGGTTAAACCAGGCGTGCAGCTCAATATTGCGAGCATGGGCTTCCTCAATAGCAAATTCCAGGGGATCATAGAAGGGACTCGGGGGTCGTCCCTGTTGCCCCGTCAGCCAATAACTCCAAGGTTCTATATCAGAGTAGTAGAGAGAATCTCCAGCGGGGCGAATTTGCAGAATCAGGGCATTGAGGTTGAGTTGTTGCATCCGGTTCAGGATGCCAATGAGTTCTGTTTTTTGCTGTTGAGTACTGAGATTGCGGCTAGAGGGCCAGTCAATGTTGACCACCGAGGCAGCCCAAACGCCTCGAAATTCGTAGTCCGGGGCACTAGCCAGGTCTTGGCGGGCCAGGCTCGGGAGTTGGGTGAGCACAAGAGTGGCGAGGGTGAGGGCAACCCAGAGCAGCCGTGCGAGTCGGCGCTGTTTGGGGATACCCGAGGAGCGAGTTAGAGTCATAGAAGCTCGTCGGTCATGAAATGTTAATCGAGCGATATTGTAGTCTTCTTCACCCCCGTTTGACGATCCGGGGCAGACGCTACAGGGATTGGTTGTCCGCCGAGGAGATTTCCAGATAAAGAAACCGAGTGTCTCCCAAGACACCCGGTTTCTGGGCCAGTCCCACAGCAGCGAGAAAGAAACCGAGTGTCTCCCAAGACACCCGGTTTCTGGCCCGCTGTCCCACAACTCAACGCCTATATTAGTGAGGGTCTTGGTGTCCTTGATTATCTTAGGACACCCTAAATTGAGAGAGAATCCGCCACCTGTTGCCTTGTTTTACCCCGTTTTTTGTCCTATTGAGACCAATTGTTGCTATATTATAGACAGAACTCATCCCTATTTCTCTAGGCGTTTTTCACCGCTCTAGGTTTCACGTCAAAGGAGTCCTCTTATCATGCCTAACCCCTTAAAAGCGGTCTATCACAACGGAACTTTTGTCCTAAAAACCGATTGTCATTTACCCGAAGGCGCCGAAGTTGAGCTATGGGTCAATTCCTCCCAGCTCATCGCGCCTAAAATCTCAGATCCGCGTGAGAAAGCTATCTTTCTCAGGTCACTGGTTGAGAAGATGCAGCAATCTCCCATCCCCGCAACTGCACCCGAATTAAGCCGCGAGAGTTTGCATGAACGCCGTTGATACGAATATCCTAATTTATGTGAATGACCCACGGGACCCGATGAAACAGCGAATCGCTAGTTCTCTTGTCGCGACTTTAAGCGATGCTGTTCTCCTCTGGCAAGTTGCTTGTGAGTATCTGGCAGCGAGTCGCAAACTAGAGCCGTTGGGATATGATCGAGGACAAGCCTATCAGTACATCCGAAGCTTACAACAGGTTTGGTACACCGCAATTCCCACCTGGGACATTCTGAATCGAACAGAGAGCTTAATGAGCCGCTATAGTTTGTCTCACTGGGATGCAATGCTCATCGCTGCCTGTCTGGATGTTCAGGTTCAAACGATTTATACAGAGGACTTTGGCTACCCAGAGATTGATGGTCTGAGAATTGTAAATCCTTTCCGGGTTGAATCTTAATGTTAGGTTTGCTTCTTAAACTCATTCCGCTTCTGGTTTGCTTAAAATCCTATTTATGATAATACTAAAATCGTAACCATTCAGGGGAGGGGTTGCAGTCTAACGCCCCATTCAGATTGAACAAATCCCTGAGCGGCTCCCCAAGCTTCGAGTAAAAATAGGAGTTTCTTTTGGCTACGAGAATGGCGAAAGTTGGGAGATGGTTTTGGAATTGCCTTCCCATCTAGATATTCATAGGTGAGGTCAGCTTTAGGTAATGTCAGGACTTCATCGAGGGGAACGAGTGATGTGGGAATCAACATCAGGCACGACCCGAAAAATAACTTTAGTCCCGAAATTTTAACATGAAATTTAAAAAATAGCCACTAACTTCATAAAATTTTTTGCTGTAACGAAGTGAAACGAGACTAGCTTAAAGTCTTGACAGTCGAAGATTCGAGATTAGGATTGAGATAAGACCGTCCTGAAACGTTAGCACCGACCATGAACATTACCGTTATTTCGAGTCTATTAATTCCCTACTTGCCAGCTCTTCTCAAAAAGGTGAGCGAGTCAGAACTCGTGGGAAGCGTTGGTGAGCTGGGACAAGCCGGTTGGGAGCGAGCCTGTCAACTCTGGAAAGCTCTACAACCCAAGCTGGAGACGGAACTGGCCGCGAAAATGGCAGCAGAGGAGTTGGCCAAAAATCCTGAGGATGATACTTGGAAAAAACCCTTTGAAGCCAAGTTGTCGGAACTCATTGAGAAAGACCCGCAATTACAAGAGGCGATCGCCAACATTTTGGCCGAGGCGCAACAAGATGCTAGTTCCCCAGGGGTTCAACAAACGATTGGTGAGATGAGTGGCGGACAGGCGATCGGTAATATGAGCAATAGTAAAGCCACCAATGTCGGTCAGATAGGAAACGTGGGAGGCGACGTTAACTTCTGATGAATGAGTCGATTCGCCAAGAGATTAAGACCGCTCAGGATAGCCAAGTGACCGGCAATATGGTCGATAGCACGGCGTTGAACGTGCGGGAGATGCAGGCGGGAAGTTTCCTCATCTCCGGTGATAACAATCAGGTGACCATTTATGGGAGTGTCATCAAGACTCAGGAAAAACGGATAACTCCCGCTCAACTCAAGACGAATCCCTATCAAGGACTGTTAGCGTTTCAGGAACGGGATTATCAACGCTTTTTTGGTCGCGATCGCCAAATCAAAACCCTATGGACTAAATTGCGGGATCTCTATGAACAGAATCAGCAGCTGCGATTTCTGCCGGTTTATGGTCCCTCGGGTTGTGGGAAATCCTCTTTGGTTCGCGCTGGTTTAATTCCTGAGTTGGTGCGTCATCCTCTCCCCGTCTGTCACTCAGTGCGGGTGGCGACTCTGGTTCCTGGGCCTCGTCCCCTGGAGGCTTTGGCGATGGTGTTGGCGAAAGTCGCCACGAACGAACCCACCCCAGTAGCCAAGAGTGAGGAGTTCTTGGCGGTGTTAGAGAAACCCTGTGCGGTGAAACCGGGAATGTTGGGAAATCAACCGGAGTTTTGTGGGTTGCGCAAGATTGCGGCCCTGTTACCGGAGATTGACACCTCGCCGCTGATTGTGTTTGTGGATCAGTTTGAGGAAATCTATTCTCTCTGTCAGTCGGAGGAGGAACGAGAGGCGTTTATTGGTAATTTGGTTCAAGCAGCGGGCGATCGCAGTCAACAGGTGACGGTGGTGGTGACGTTCCGCAGTGATTTTTTGCGGGAGTTGCAACAGCATCCGCCTCTCTATCATTTGTTTTCTGAACAAGGGGTGTTAGTGCGTCCTCTGTTAGTCGAGGAGTTGCGGGAGGCGATCGCCAAACCGGCAGAATTGGCAGATCATCCCTTAGATGAGGCGGTGATTACGCTCCTGTTGCAACAGATGCAGGGACAGGATCATGCACTTCCGCTGTTACAGTTTGCTTTAACTCGGATTTGGGAAGGATTGGAAGCCGGGGTTTCTGAAGTCGAGACGTTAACCACGATTGGCGGTGTGGGGGGTGCGTTGGCGGGGGAGGCTCAACGGCTGTATGAACGACTGGATGAGGGCGATCGCGCTCTGGCCCGTCGGATGTTTTTGGGCCTGGTGCAGTTGGGGGAGGGAAGTGAGGATACCCGCCGGCGAGTCTTGGTGTCGGAGTTAGTCGCCTGTTCTAGCGAAGATGATCATCTGGAGAGCATTATCGAGCAGTTTGCCGCGCCTGGGGTGCGGTTTGTCTCGGTTTCCCTGAATCAGCAGCACCAGGAAACTCTGGAGGTGACTCATGAAGCGTTGATTCGTCATTGGAACCAGTTACAGGACTGGATTAAGGAATCTCGGGAGGCGTTACGCAAGAAACGCAAGATTGAGGAATTAGCGCAGGATTGGCAGGAATCGGGTCAGTCGAAGGGATATTTGCTACAAGGTCGTCTGTTACGGGATGCGAAGGAGTTTCAGGAGTCCTCGGAGGGGGAAACGGCGTTGTCTGCGTTGGCTCGGGAGTTTATTCATAAGAGTCAGTGGAAGCGGAGGGGCGATCGGGCTAAATCTTTAGGATTATATTCCTTGATGCCTGTAACCCTGATTCTCATCTCTCTGTATTTTGGAGTCATTTATTTAACTGAAGGTGCTTTATCTCAGAAAGACTGTGACCTAATTGTAGAAGGTCCCGATACCTATAGACCAATACCTAATCTTAACTTTATTATTCAATATCTTTGGTGGCCAAATTATAGATTAGAGGGGATGAAACTCTGTGGAGAAAATTTAAACACTGTAACCATGATAGCTGCAAATTTAAGAGATGCTGACTTGCGGGACACAAAATTTATAGCTTCAAATCTTGAAAAAGCTGATTTGGATTTTGCCGACTGTACATTTTCAGAATTTATAAACACGAATCTACAAGACTCTGACCTCAATCACACGAATTTTACCCATGCAGATTTAAGTCATTCAGATTTAAGTAACGCTTCTGTCTATGAAATAGACTTTTATAAGGCAACTTTGAGAGAAACGGACTTGACTGATGTTAATCTAAGCTCTGCCCTCAATCTTACCCAGGAGCAGCTAGAAGAAGCTATTTTGTGTAGAACAATATTGCCCGCATATTTAGAAAATATAAACTTAGACCAATGCGTAAATTAGGATATTCAGGCTTCAGGGTGATTAGGAAAGTTGATAACAGATTAAAAACCTTGCCGTAGGGGCGAACGGCCGTTCGCCCCTACAATTTGATATCTAATGCAAAAAATACCACCATATATCCTGAATCTTCTCAATTAAGAACCTTGGTTTTAATCCTTAAGTAATTAAGTAGACCGGACGGCGGCTCTCAAAAGCACGGCTTGCTTCTCGAGAAAGGTCTTGAATATTATCCATTTTTTGGGCAGTTCCTAAGCGGGAACCTAGTTGCGTCCCATTTCGTCGGAACACTTCAATCCCATTCTCTGAGTAAATTTCAGATGTAAATTGAGTATCTAAATCACCTGATGAACCTTCTGAAGTTTCTCCTAAATTCGTAAGTTCACCAAGAGCTTTAGTTGCTGCTTCTGAAATCTTTTTAGATTCATGGGGAATAGCTTGAATCAAAATTTCAGTGGCTAGTTCACGATGTTGACTAATTCTCAACAAACTCTGGGCAGCGAAAACATGTTTAAGTTCGAGTTTGGCAGGGTCATCTAATTCCTTCAATAACTTCACTAAAGCAAGAATACCCTGAGTTCTGGGCGATCGCTCCACAAAATTGAACTCAGAGACATTTAGCTCAACCGCCTCAATCTCCCCCGCCTCAAATTTCTCTTGCAGAGTCTCATTAAACTCAATAATTAAAGCTTCCAAGTTTTTGCGTAGCTTAGGAAAGTCATTCATTTTAGGAGTCCTCCGAATTGCTGACTGATAAACCTGGTGGTTGCCCCTGTGATGGGTTGAAAACTGCCTCTGAGTTAAGACGGCGATCGCCGCTGCTGCATTCGCCAAACCCGCCCCAGTTGCTAAATCGAATCCCGGCTGAGACCGATAGCCCCCTGCGGCTGGATGACATCCCCCTGATTGAACATCCCGAGCCGTTTTTTGCAAAATGTCTTTGACCTGAAACGGCGATAATCCTGGAGCCATCTGTCTTATTAAAGCACAGATTCCAGCGATTTGGGGAGCTGCCGCTGATGTGCCACTAAACGCCGCCCAGCCATCATTTGACTCAGTTTCATCCCCCCCTAAAGACCGGTTTTTGTCAATCTGACTTCCCGGCGGAACCGGGAGCATAATATAACTGGCATCGGGGCGTTGTCCGACTAATCCACAAACATCAGGAACCCCTCGCTGGGGATAAATGGGACTGTTAAAGGCACTGGCATAATTACTCGCTTCTAACTCTCCCTTTAAGGGTCCATCGAGATGTAAATAGACTCCACCGACCGCCAACACATCAGGATGTTGGGCGGGAAATCCCCAGTGACCATTCCCGGCAGCAAAAATGACCAGGATTCCTTGATGAATGGCATCAGCAACCGTGGCGGCCAGGAGACGATGGTAGGCGGATAGGGGGGGATAGCGGACATCCGATCCCCAACTACAGGAAATCACATCAGGACGGAGATTGGCGGCGGTCCGAAAAGCGGCAATGGAGTTGACGTTACGGCATTTTCCGTTGATCGCCACATCGGCTTTGACGACCGTTAATCGAGTCTGAGGGGCGATCGCCAACAGATTGGCCGACTCCCCGGTTCCATGGCCATGATGATCCATCTCAGGGGAATCGGAACCGGGGGCTAATACCACCTTGACATCATAGTTATGTTGGGTGAAATAGGGATGTCTGTACCATCCCGTATCCACCATCACCACATGGGTTCCCTGACCGCAGATGCCTTGCTGATGCAGGGATTGGGCGTTTAAGGCTTGGGCGAGACCGTCGGGAACCTGGAGATAGGTTTGACGGACGCTGGGGGGAGTCGGCAAAGGACAGGGATGCCTCAGGTAGTACACGGGTTCACTAATGGCGATCCCATCTAAGACGTCGGCTAAGGGACTGTTTTCTGTGTCGATTTTGCCAAATTGTTGGGTATCTGCCGCATCGATGAAGGTGGCGGTGGTTTCCCTGGCCCGTTCTTTGATGACGGGACGCTCGACAAAACGGAGTGTGGTCTGAAAGACTTGTTCGTAGAGGTCGCCTGGGGCGGCGATGCTGATCGATAAATTGCCCACCTGTAGGACGTCAAACCCGGCGGCGGTGAGGCGATCGCAGGCTTCGTCCAGGGTGCGGCGATCGCCATAATACTGTTCGATCGCCTCGGCGGTCAGAGGGGGTCCGTCAGACCAGAGAGAGGTCCCTCGGGGCGATCGCACAATGGCTTCCGCATAGATTTTAGATGGGAATGATTGCGTCATCCTGGCCTCTTCTGCATGAGAGTATCGTAGCCGGCTGTTAAATCATCTACATCGGTTATATCATCGCTTGAGGCAAATGTCGCTCCCTTCTCAAGACAACAACCAGGATATGACAGATTTCACTCCCGTCTTCTCCTGGAGGTGGATCCCCTTGGTGCTACTGGATTGGCGCTCGGCTCCACTGCAATCTCTTCAGTAAATATACTGAATATTAATGGTTTAACACCTTATAACACTCAATGGTTTTGCATATTTTTTGTTGGAAATGCCCCGAGAAATCACTTAATTTAATACATCTAAAGTATCAAGTCGACCTAAAAAAACTCAACATTTCTGTGGCTGTCCCACCCATAAACGTAAGATTCAAGCTTAAGTTGCATAACCGCAAGTTAGCAGCTATGATGAAAACATGATGAAAACATGATGAAAATCTAAAATGTTCAGGATGCAAGATCCAGAATCAGCCAGCCATAATCTCCATCAAAATGCTCCCTACCTTGATCGCTGTGTCTTCTCAACGATCAATGACCCAAGACCTAGAACCCTAGCAGGACGGAAACTCTGGTGGGGAACTGAGTCAAGAGTTCCTTCCCAGCGGTTTCTTATCCCCTTGTCTTCTGAGACGAGTTCCTGATGATGTACCTGCCCTCCCTTGACGAGATCCTTGATCAGACCCCCCTCATTTTCCACCCCCAAACCCCTCTCTTAGAGGTCTTGGCCCAGATGAGTTGTGTGAATGCTCAGGGACAATGTAACCCGCATAAAGCTTCTCATAGTGGCGTCCTAATCACGGAGGGCGATCGCCTGCTGGGAATCTTCACTGAGCGGGATGTGGTGGGGCTTGCCGCCAGAGACCATGACTTCCAAACCACGACGATCGCTGAGGTGATGACCCCGAACCCCATCACCTTAAAACGAAGTGAATTTAAAGACATTTTTGGAATCATTAGTTGCTTTCGGACTCATCACATTCGCCATCTTCCCCTCGTCGATGACAGCGAAAAACTAGAAGGGTTATTTAGTCAAGATGTTCTCCGAGACAGTTTGCAACCAGAGCATCTCTTACGCCTCAGAGATGTCTCCGAAGTCATGGTACGAGATATCCTCACCTTGGACGTAGGGGCGATCGCCATCGAGGCCATTGAACTGATGGCCAAACATCACACCAGTTGCATTGTGATTTGTCAACGGGGAGAATCCAAAAACGACCCCCAAAAGTACCCTGTCGGGATTTTAACCGAACGAGATATCCTCCAATATCGTCTCCTGAACTTAGACTTTAAAACGTACACTGCCCTAGAACTCTCCAGTTCTCCCCCCCTCTGTCTCAAGACTGGCGAGAGCCTCTGGCTAGGCTACGAACAGATGCAAAAACAGCGGGTGCGGCGGTTACTCGTCATCGGAAAACAGGGCGAACTCTTGGGACTGATTACCCAAAGTACCATTCTCAACGCCCTAACTCCCTTAGCCCTCTATGAAACCATCGATGTCTTACAAGAGCACATCGGAACCCTAGAAGAAGAGAAAATTCAACTGTTGCAACAGCAAACCCAACAACTGCAAGCCGAAGTGGAGCAACAGACCCAAACCTTGCAAGAACAGGCCACCCAAGCCCAATTGTTGGCGAACTTAGCCGCGAAAATTCGCCAATCCCTCAATCTCGATCGCATCCTCAACACGATTGTCCAAGAAATCCGTCAGAGCCTGAACTGCGATCGCGTCTTCATTGCCAAACTCCAATCTCAAACCGACCACAGCTCAGCCAAAATCGTCGCCGAATCCCTCCCCCCCGAGGACAGCTCCCGCCTGGGGCGATCGCTGTGGGAGTTCAGCAGTAGCTCCACGTTCCCACAACAGCCGCACTCAAACCCGAGCCTCGCTCCCTGCGTCATCCGCTGTGATATCCGCTGTGATCCTCACCTAAAGCCAGCTCAGCGTCAACGGCTGCACCGCCTTCCCCTGGCCGCTGAAATCTCAATTCTGCTCTGTGAAGGCGATCGCCCCTGGGGAATTTTATGCTTGCAACAGAGTCAGCAACCACGAACCTGGAAGCCTTGGGAAGTCGACCTCCTGCAAAATCTAGTCGTACAAATTGCCATCGCCCTACAACAAGCTCAACTCTATAAACAAGCCCAACAAGAACTCCGAGAACGTCAAGCCGCCCAAACTCGCCTCATTGAAAAAGAAAAAGCAT harbors:
- a CDS encoding HEAT repeat domain-containing protein, which produces MESSTERRVASQTVTALLELLEVGDFQERWDAAKRLPSFGEPALEGTLVLLRSHPEDDELAWFAAQVIGQFHSSQALSALLELLRNEATDKDVKGMAARTLANLGAVAIAPLSELLQEERWRLLGIRTLAQIRHGDVSQRVAPFWDDDNPEVRAQVLALLGCHRHQRLLTPLLKGLRDLSPLVRREATIALGLQHEWVQELAPEVVVVGLLQERLLDLDVAVSQQAAIALSRVGTLEAIAALGRCLRSPQTPVPLNLEVIRALGWIERPQSIELLQTALSLPSLQLCLEAIRVLSQVKRKSLKPRAAKALTTWWNRHPPQRETPQVRQAIALGLGNFQQPETEAVVRSLLEDADETVRWHAQAGCEAMG
- a CDS encoding glycoside hydrolase family 10 protein encodes the protein MTLTRSSGIPKQRRLARLLWVALTLATLVLTQLPSLARQDLASAPDYEFRGVWAASVVNIDWPSSRNLSTQQQKTELIGILNRMQQLNLNALILQIRPAGDSLYYSDIEPWSYWLTGQQGRPPSPFYDPLEFAIEEAHARNIELHAWFNPYRAKLGGNYDLAANHMARQYPQYAYPYRNLIWMDPGAKVIQDRTYEVIMDVVNRYSLDGIHLDDYFYPYPEAGVAFPDDGTYGEYLKNGGTLSRDDWRRDNVNRLVRRLYEGIKARKPEVKFGISPFGIYRPGQPPGIRGMDQFAAIYADPKLWLQQGWVDYMAPQLYWRIDPPEQSYPRLLDWWLGQNPHGRHIYAGNYLSRLNGTDWPVSEFLRQVDISRRANARKSLGNIFFSVKVFMENRFGVNESFRSQLYPRPALIPPMPWLDAQAPEAPQGVETSGHHIQWQPQYSEDVRSLALYKRENRRWQLEQILSRQQTEVEVEPGRYALRTVDALSNQSEAVQVSVRR
- a CDS encoding DUF104 domain-containing protein; this translates as MPNPLKAVYHNGTFVLKTDCHLPEGAEVELWVNSSQLIAPKISDPREKAIFLRSLVEKMQQSPIPATAPELSRESLHERR
- a CDS encoding PIN domain-containing protein, with protein sequence MNAVDTNILIYVNDPRDPMKQRIASSLVATLSDAVLLWQVACEYLAASRKLEPLGYDRGQAYQYIRSLQQVWYTAIPTWDILNRTESLMSRYSLSHWDAMLIAACLDVQVQTIYTEDFGYPEIDGLRIVNPFRVES
- a CDS encoding Uma2 family endonuclease; translation: MLIPTSLVPLDEVLTLPKADLTYEYLDGKAIPKPSPNFRHSRSQKKLLFLLEAWGAAQGFVQSEWGVRLQPLP
- a CDS encoding nSTAND1 domain-containing NTPase is translated as MNESIRQEIKTAQDSQVTGNMVDSTALNVREMQAGSFLISGDNNQVTIYGSVIKTQEKRITPAQLKTNPYQGLLAFQERDYQRFFGRDRQIKTLWTKLRDLYEQNQQLRFLPVYGPSGCGKSSLVRAGLIPELVRHPLPVCHSVRVATLVPGPRPLEALAMVLAKVATNEPTPVAKSEEFLAVLEKPCAVKPGMLGNQPEFCGLRKIAALLPEIDTSPLIVFVDQFEEIYSLCQSEEEREAFIGNLVQAAGDRSQQVTVVVTFRSDFLRELQQHPPLYHLFSEQGVLVRPLLVEELREAIAKPAELADHPLDEAVITLLLQQMQGQDHALPLLQFALTRIWEGLEAGVSEVETLTTIGGVGGALAGEAQRLYERLDEGDRALARRMFLGLVQLGEGSEDTRRRVLVSELVACSSEDDHLESIIEQFAAPGVRFVSVSLNQQHQETLEVTHEALIRHWNQLQDWIKESREALRKKRKIEELAQDWQESGQSKGYLLQGRLLRDAKEFQESSEGETALSALAREFIHKSQWKRRGDRAKSLGLYSLMPVTLILISLYFGVIYLTEGALSQKDCDLIVEGPDTYRPIPNLNFIIQYLWWPNYRLEGMKLCGENLNTVTMIAANLRDADLRDTKFIASNLEKADLDFADCTFSEFINTNLQDSDLNHTNFTHADLSHSDLSNASVYEIDFYKATLRETDLTDVNLSSALNLTQEQLEEAILCRTILPAYLENINLDQCVN
- a CDS encoding S8 family serine peptidase, which translates into the protein MTQSFPSKIYAEAIVRSPRGTSLWSDGPPLTAEAIEQYYGDRRTLDEACDRLTAAGFDVLQVGNLSISIAAPGDLYEQVFQTTLRFVERPVIKERARETTATFIDAADTQQFGKIDTENSPLADVLDGIAISEPVYYLRHPCPLPTPPSVRQTYLQVPDGLAQALNAQSLHQQGICGQGTHVVMVDTGWYRHPYFTQHNYDVKVVLAPGSDSPEMDHHGHGTGESANLLAIAPQTRLTVVKADVAINGKCRNVNSIAAFRTAANLRPDVISCSWGSDVRYPPLSAYHRLLAATVADAIHQGILVIFAAGNGHWGFPAQHPDVLAVGGVYLHLDGPLKGELEASNYASAFNSPIYPQRGVPDVCGLVGQRPDASYIMLPVPPGSQIDKNRSLGGDETESNDGWAAFSGTSAAAPQIAGICALIRQMAPGLSPFQVKDILQKTARDVQSGGCHPAAGGYRSQPGFDLATGAGLANAAAAIAVLTQRQFSTHHRGNHQVYQSAIRRTPKMNDFPKLRKNLEALIIEFNETLQEKFEAGEIEAVELNVSEFNFVERSPRTQGILALVKLLKELDDPAKLELKHVFAAQSLLRISQHRELATEILIQAIPHESKKISEAATKALGELTNLGETSEGSSGDLDTQFTSEIYSENGIEVFRRNGTQLGSRLGTAQKMDNIQDLSREASRAFESRRPVYLIT